The genomic DNA ATGTTTGAGTTCATTGTGACACGGTCACGTTGCCTGCTGTTTATTGCCACGTTGGGATGCAACCTTTTTTTAAtatccttttttttattttttttattataatcTTACCCCCgttttttcttcccaatttcgatcttgtttCATCTCTGGGGGAGGCGAAAGTCAactcctctgaaacatgaccaaACCGAACTTCTtcacacccgcccgcttaacccggaagcaagCCGCAacaatatgtcggaggaaacacggtTCGTTCACCTGACAACCGAGTTCAAGCCTGCAGGCGCCACAAGGAGACACTAGAGCGAGATGAGCCAAGtaactattgtgttattgacagtaaatttgttaattccatgtgtaactctgtgttgttgtttttgtcgcactgctttgctttatcttggccaggtcgcagttgtaaatgagaacttgatctcaactggccaccaggttaaataaaagagaaagaaataacacataataatatataaaaatgtaggagcagtatagacctagtctgttcattatatacatctacatgatgtattgttacaccatgtaggagcagtatagacctagtctgttcattatatacatctacgtgatgtattgttacaccatgtagaagcagtatagacctagtctgttcattatacacatctacatgatgtattgttgttacACCATGTAGCAGCAGCATAGACCGACAGTAGCTGGCTACTTATTTAGATTTAGTATGACTTAATGAAACTGCCTTAAATGTGCTGTAGTAAACATTTTTTATTCGCACTAATCAATCAGCACATTCCTGTCTTTGTATGTCTCAATATAATAGTATTATTTAATTAAATCCATTTAAAATAATCTttgtctgaaaataaaatatgatcCTCAACTGCGTTTCCCCTCCAGTCAGCAGACGGCGATGTGCGTCTTTCAGGCGACGCTGCcagcgtgacgtataatctagtggacggttcTTCAGAAACAGCTGGTCAACCACCTCCGTAGCCTGCTAGACGACATAGCCGAAAGATTCAAGCTATTTATACGCTTTCGGTGTATATTACCTACTGTGTTTTACACACTCTTCTGTCGTATCTACTTGTTAACCTATTTAATTTAATATTACGTTATTTTGTATTAGTCAGCTATAGTAgctggctggttaagttagcactaGCCTAGTCGCtaatgatagctagctaacatccccgaccatgagcTCCCTAAACTACTCTCATCCTGTtgaagaagaggaggtctgctggacggagaaagaaactctggggctgaacattgtcgtgaaagaggagggtgacgttacagtaaaacaagaagtagagggtgttacagtgaaagaagaagagaaagacgtttcagtgaaagaagaggaagacgcgttcagggtgaaagaggaggagtatgttactgtgaaagaagaggaggaagaaaaagGGGAGGATGTAGCTTTTGGAGTGAAAACGGAaggggagattactgtcacattgaaagatgaagaggtggagataggagatctgattaacaccagtaagtaccGCCTTACATGTGTTTTTAACTTTGGATATTCGGAGTTGGCTCGTCAATACCTCTTCAACGGAGGACCCAGGATGATGACTAATATGTCTAGAATCAGACGACATAGAGAACAAGCTACCCCTTGTTTTTTCCGTTCCGTTTCCAAAAAGTGACTTAACATATATATTTGAGAAGGGTCTATCTGCTGACCGCAGACTGGGGGGCACGGCGTGTAGTGATTTTCGTGTAGTGATGATTTACTACACGGTGCCCCCCAATAGTGCCATTTGAGAGTTGGGTTGGCTACaccaaagattatggatatactgacaagatgtCTCTCCGGCCCTAACAAGgggagtcgttgtccacaaagcggcacTGCGGGTTGTCTAGCTCCTGTCTATTCTTTCTTTGGATTGATGGATTCATCTTATTATTGTAATCTATTGTTTATATTCTATGAGGGTTGTTGTCgtcaaccgcctgtattcaatgAAGAGAGATGCTAAGCTACTAGCATGAATTTGCATAGCGATCTGGAGACAACTCTTAGTGTTTTTATCAAAGTTGTCGGTATATCACGTGTCCACATAACTtaagcattacgaaacttctGTTAGATCAAGTAAACCTCACATAGCAAATAAGCCATTcattttgttgttgaccaaatttgACACTTTCCACATAATAATTGTTTCCACTTGGATACAACCAACTGTAGCccactggcatgaccgagagagctACAacctactgtatcctactggcatgacctagagagttacaacctactgtaacctactggcatggcctagagagttacaccctactgtaacctactggcatgacctagagagttacaacctactgtatcctactggcatgacctagagagatacaacctactttaacctactggcatgacctagagagttacaacctactgtaacctactggcttGACCTAGAGAGCTGTAAAGTTCCTGGATTTTAAATGAATTTTTTTCTAGTAACAATGATAACTTGTATCTTCCTATCCACTtgtgggatccctctcctttgtcGTCCTCTCTACACCAATAACAGACAACTActgtgggatccctctcctttgtcGTCCCCTCTACACCAATAACAGACAACTACTGTGGGTTCCCTCTCCTTTGTCATCCCCTCTACACCAATAACAGACAACTACTGTGGGTTCCCTCTCCTTTGTCGTCCCATCTACACCAATAACAGACAGATACTgtgggtctcccaatcacggccggatgtgatacagcctggattggaaccagggactgtagtgacgcctcttgcactgagatgcagtgacttagaccgctgctttcgtgtgtgtgtgtgtttaactttttaactgtactagaatgcttaaaaggctgctaaaattttaaatatcggttatcggtatcGTTTTTTGGGACAAGGCAACTAATtggccaaaaatgtaatatcggtgcatccctttattctaaaattgattattattttttaaatcctcatcaatctacacacaatacctcatcatgacatcacaatataccccgtaatgccaaagcaaaaacgggtttcgatttttttgcaaatgtattaaaactatTCCCCAAGATAACTAGTCTGAGTAATGTAAGATGTAAGATCCCAGGATAACTAGTCTCAGAGTAATTTACGATCCCAGGATAACTAGTCTCAGAGTAATGTACAATAACTAGTCTCAGAGTCTAAGCCTTGTCTGAGGGGGAGGTTTttctaagctatatggaattgttttaagaaggtttaAGTAACATGAAGGGCTTccccagtatagtactgtagaaacaccctccaacatgaagggcttacccagtatagtactgtagaaacaccctccATCATGAAGGGCTTCCccggtatagtactgtagaaacaccctccaacatgaagggcttccccagtatagtactgtagaaacaccctccATCATGAAGGGCTTCCCCGGTATAGTATTGTAGAAACACCCTCCAACATGAAGGGCTTccccagtatagtactgtagaaacaccctccatcatgaagggcttccccagtatagtattgtagaaacaccctccatcatgaagggcttccccagtatagtactgtagaaacaccctccaacatgaagggcttccccagtatagtactgtagaaacaccctccATCATGAAGGGCTTCCCCAGTATAGTATTGTAGAAACACCCTCCAACATGAAGGGCTTCCCCAGTATAGTACTGTTTTAAGGTTATACCAATGATAATTAGGCTTTATGATTTAGAAGTATCAACCAAAAATATTAATAAGTTAATTTGTGTCAAATTATTAGGCCATACTGCTATAACCCATAGTAACACATTGGATAACATTCACAACATGGAACAACAGTAACCATAGTAACCTTGTTTCCCTCAAaacatctaaaggaagtttgttctgaagtgtctggtTTCCTaattagcagggaggagtttccacaaccagatatactacatccataactagtcgTTTcgtcattaccagatatactacatccataactagtggtttcctcgtTAGCAggtatactacatccataactatcggtttcctcattaccagatataccacattcataactagtggtttcctcattaccagatataccgCATCCtcaactagtggtttcctcattaccagatacagtggggcaaaaaagtatttagtcagccaccaattgtgcaagttctcccacttaaaaagatgagaggcctgtaattttcatcataggtacacttcaactatgacagacaaaatgagggggaaaatccagaaaatcacattgtaggatttttaatgaatttatttgcaaattatggtggaaaataagtatttggtcacctacaaacaagcaagatttctggctctcacagacctgtaacttcttctttaagaggctcctctgtcctccactcgttatctgtattaatggcacccgtttgaacttgttatcagtataaaagacacctgtccacaacctcaaatagtcacactccaaactccactatggccaagaccaaagagctgtcataggacaccagaaacaaaattgtagacctgcaccaggctgggaagactgaatctgcaataggtaagcagcttgggttgaagaaatcaactgtgggagcaattattaggaaatggaagacatacaagaccactgataatctccctcgatctggggctccacgcaagatctcaccccgtggggtcaaaatgatcacaagaacaatgagcaaaaatcccagaaccacacggggggacctagtgaatgacctgcagagagctgggaccaaagtaacaaagcctaccatcagtaacacactacgccgccaggggctcaaatcctgcagtgccagacgtgtcccactgcttaagccagtacatgtccaggcccgtctgaagttggcTAGAGAGCATTTTTGATGATcgagaagaagattgggagaatgtcatatggtcagatgaaaccaaaatataactttttggaaaaaacttccatcagcaagggcattgaagatgaaacgttgcTGGGTCTGTCAGcacgacaatgatcccaaacacaccacccgggcaacgaaggagtggcttcgtaagaagcatttcaaggtcctggagtggcctagccagtctccagatctcaaccccatagaaaatctttgtagggagttgaaagtctgtgttgcccagcaacagccccaaaacatcactgctctagaggagatctgcatggaggaatgggccaaaataccagcaacagtgtgtgaaaaccttgtgaagacttacagaaaacgtttgacctctgtcattgccaacaaagggtatataacaaagtattgagataaacttttgttattgaccaaatacttatttccaccataatgtgctaataaattaataaaaaatcctacaatgtgattttctggattattttttaaaattttgtctgtcatagttgaagtgtacctatgatgaaaattacaggcctctcatctttttaagtgggagaacttgcacaattggtggctgactaaatacttttttgccccactgtatctggtaatgaggaaaccactattTATGGATTTAGAATATCTGCATGGAGCCAAAATGGTAATCGAAGATTTTAGTTTTCACAATGTGTTCTGAATATTAcagtaggacccataacttcacctaacaacaacatagacctactgtaggacccatacagtgagggaaaaaagtatttgatcccctgctgatttggtacgtttgcccactgacaaagaaatgatcagtctataattttaatggtaggtttatttgaaacagtgagagacagaataacaacaaaaaaatctagaaaaacgcatgtcaaaaatgttaaattgatttgcattttaatgagggaaataagtatttgacccctctgcaaaactcttcttggcaatcacagaggtcagacgtttcttgtagttggccaccaggtttgcacacatctcaggagggatttgtcccactcctctttgcatattttctccaagtcattaaggtttcgaggctgacgtttggcaactcgaaccttcagctccctccacagattttctatggggttaaggtcttgagactggctaggccactccaggaccttaaatataactttttggtaaaaacttccatcagcaagggcattgaagatgaaacgtggctgggtctttcagcatgacaatgatcccaaacacaccacccgggcaacgaaggagtggcttcgtaagaagcatttcaaggtcctggagtggcctagccagtctcccgatctcaaccccatagaaaatctttggagggagttgaaagtccgtgttgcccagcaacagccccaaaacatcactgctctagaggagatctgcatgggggaatgggccaaaataccagcaacagtgtgttaaaaccttgtgaagatacaattggtggctgacaaaatacttttttgccccactgtatactacatccataactagtggtttcctcatcaGATATaccacatccataactagtggtttcctcatcaGATATaccacatccataactagtggtttcctcatgaccagatatactacatccagaactagcggtttcctcattaccagatatacttcatccataactagtggtttcctcattagcagggagaAGTTTCTACAACCAGATACACTACATCCATAACTGCAAACAAATTGCGTGTGCATCGCCTTCGTGCTGCAATTTTAGGAAACACAGAAAGGGGCTtatattggagaccaaaagtcGTCTGGCACAGTGCTTCgagtttcaacaacatgaataacTTGTTTCTTGCCTACAATCATCGATGTTACTACTAAAATATGACTCttcttgctcattttaagacaattgtAACATTCATTATAGACTTgaattgttgtacaacatcatggcttcactgttggcatcaccttttacagtggatttctactgttgtgggcctttaaccatttgtctgactttgttgttcacacaggagagagacgtgactatcgTGGAGCCTCTGGGGtgcctcaacaacctcatgatgctgaagaggcagagaagagtctctccacatcagaacacctcaagaaacatCTGCGGAGATCCACATGGAAGAGAACTCACTGCTgccctgactgtgggaagagcttcacctcatcaggcattaaaattcatcagagaatccacacaggagagaaacctttttgctgtgatcaatgtgggaagagttttactacatctggctctctgacagtgcaccagagaatacacacaggagagaaaccttatagctgtggtcaatgtgggaagaggtttACTCAATCAAACAGCCTGATAtcgcaccagagaatacacacaggagagaaaccttatagctgtgatcaatgtgggaagagttttactacatctggctctcttactttacaccagagaatacacacaggagagaagtcttatagctgtaatcaatgtgggaaaaGTTTTATTCAATCTAGCTATCTGACAatgcaccagagaatacacacagtagagaaatcttacagctgtggtcaatgtgggaagagtttttgtCAATCTAgagatctgacagtgcaccaAAGAacgcacacaggagagaaaccttatagctgtggtcaatgtgggaagagttttattaCATCTAGCATTCTGACtcgacaccagagaacacacacaggagagaaaccgtataactgtggtcaatgtgggaagagttttattaCATCTAGCATTCTGACTCaacaccagaaaacacacacaggagaaaaaccttatagctgtggtcaatgtgggaagagttttgttcgaTCTGGTCATCTGacaatacaccagagaacacacacaggagaaaaaccttatagctgtggtaaatgtgggaagagttttgttcgaTCTGACTATCTGAcattacaccagagaacacacacaggtgagaaatcttatagctgtgaccaatgtgggaagagttttacgacatctgtctctctgactttacaccagagaatacaaacaggagagaaacctcataGCTGTGATCAGAGATAATCTGATAAACGATCTCTGATCAAATATCAGAAAATGGagaaggagttgtttcatgatatcaattaattaatgtcacaatgtagaagccTAAACGTCACCCTGTTCTATGGATTTCAGCATGATTAATATTAGCCTCAGGGGgaaatccaggctctgaaatggaagagtactatttatgtgatttaacaaaaagtgactaacaaaaaaagagttgtcctctaaccagggatgtTCACATTATTCCCAGAATCCGTGTGGTTTctgagctgttagttttaacaggacgtgcaacctcatctccctcctctctcggcACAATTGATTTCGACGTGATATCGTtgagtgatgacaaataagtgttgtgTTCCTTTGTTTTGCAACCCCTAAATTTAAATGGAtcactccaaaatgtagctgactgtcttctgcaggttgtcctctaaccagtgaggtaaaatatatctcccattttcatgtgttttttagttgtgttagtttcaactGCACGCACAACCTGATTTCCCCCCTAatcgatatcagtgatttattgctacTTGTCAAAAACAATAGTGTTTTTGGTGCTTGTGTCCGTGGTGAGGACCACGTGGTTCCTGATTGTCTCAAGGGTGGGCAGTCAAAaagttttgtgttttgtgtttagcCAATGCGTTGCCATGGATTACAATTTATTTTGACTGCACGTTTTTCCGTATTGGAGATGAGTTGTGTTTGGGCTCATTCCAAagggacgagagttctagaagctagtgcgTTTTAGGAAGACATGTAGGGAGAACtgattcaaataaaaaatatgttctttttttattgtttttaattgttgacagccagcagacaccatgtttatattgtagttgattataatgtgaaatggaagttgttttctgttggtggtgcGCATTCTCTTAAGGTGTTACAGTCTTtagtttttccatttatgttttgaggttggactttagcacgtatagctcgttagTACGTAGGgcgcactgattggtgtcacctcgtttgtcagtatgtgttacacctgtaatggcttgtccatctcgtggTGTttcaggttctatttaagagtgtctggccctgtgctccagttgtcttgatagatgtggagagtcaacacctttagttgctccacctttttgattaaaatatgttttcattccaagttgaagcttctttctgaagagagcttatttttttaaatgaatcaaTACAAGCAAACAAGatcggttccggggattggtatgGCAAATACCTTACGATTTGCCTGGACTGAAAATGAGATGGAGCCGTGGAGTAGAGAGACATTTGGAAGGACTATtttgatgggatgcctcaggatagaggtgaaggaagtgctctgccttcaagggaacccgaatgagaaggctttcgatgtgacgtttcacaaagaagaaaaacacgacgaagtaatgaagatggcaaaggaagcggagaaaacaggacccctgtgccattatgcggtgaccagcctggcgaagaacaacttcagggtggtcaccgtaaccatgtacaatccgcacgtgaaagatgaagaggtgagggcctttctggggaggtacatggacaatgtctcctcagcgaggtacctcagggactccctgggtttctggaacgggagaagagggttccaggcgttactcagggagtccccgaagagtgtggatggctacctccatcctccggcgatgttctccctgggggctgacaggggaacactctactatgcccgtcagcccccgttctgcaggcgttgtatggcctacggccatatcctggcctcgtgcagtgCCAAGAGGTGTCGattttgtgggtcggaagagcacgaggccaaggaatgtgacgagcccaaggcttgccacgggtgtggctcaagagcacacctgtggcgtgattgcccggctcgtcacaggtcatacgcgtctgcagctggggggggagcgggggatggggggaggaaagaaaggacgcgtgcggattgcatggatggcacaggggaaaagacggcgcaggaagaagatgggaagaaggatgaggtgggaagaaagaggcgaggagaagaaaagaatggaacagaaggagagaagaaaaaggggacggaagaaggtggaggagctgagaagagggagaaggggacagtcgtacgagaaggagtggaagagggaacggggacagtgacggagaaggagggaggaggggaggtgggaggggagggggtggtaggggggggagatgggggggaaggagtggggggacagcctgccgggcttcctcgaggtcgaaatgagggatttggtggaggggttagtggggatgggacgttgtgtctccccgctacctccttcaccaaagaagaaagggataaagagggggagcttggcaggaagtgagagggaggggggtgtggagggggaggggggggttaagagagtggcggggggggggagggagggtaatttgtcctcccggtttgcctcagccccttgcattttagtggatgactccagtgaggggtcggtgggttgtttgctagagggatcccaactcctgtttggggagatggggtcccctatatgcagccccgaggcaaacagggagggggggatggtgggtggggagggaggacccaacacactgcctggatcatgggttgggatggaggacgggggggcgtcaggagaggagaggacgtccccgccggtggagatggaccaggggagcatcgggtgagtctcctggtttttctttgggttttggggtttttatttgttgtaaatatttaaatgaatagttctgtttctttttttagtctaaatgttaggggcttaagggataatgttaaaaggagggcggttttttgttatttagagggtgtggggtttgatttctgttttttacaggaggctcacctgagggatggtggggatgtgtgtagatttaagagggagtgggataagggggaatctttttggggcataggaggggtgcactcaacaggagtagggattttgtgtgggcatagagaggttaaaatagagaacacttttgtaataatgcagggtagagttttggggatagatgttaagtttagagaagctagatataggttaattggggtgtatgggccacaggtggcggcagacaggagggagatggtggactgtctggcgcccctgtgtgttacaaacaggcacttggtgataggaggagactttaatatagatttagggttaggcggtgatagcagtgcaggtgccatctctgggctaatggcttgccatggtctggttgatggtggcctgcacactactccggcaatggtcggtcctacatggcgcaactccaggggggttgcgcggaggctcgactacatttttgtatccaggtctttgggtcagttgtctgggcgactgttgcctgttttcttcacagatcacgacggggtgttcctgcaggtggggtcgccagtctgcctcttcggtagggggtactggaagttagatcgggatatactggaggagcaggctttcgttgatgcatttttttgtttctttcggaggcttgacggcctccggtccatgtgcgagggggtgttagagtggtgggatttagtcaaggggaggataagggcttttataataggatattgtagaaggaaaaaaagggaggaaaggagggaggtggatcgtatccaaaggttaattgaactcgagtacgaggcaggcaacctcggcgggtcgattgactgggagagattcgcagccctaaaggcgcagctcagggagctgcaggagcagaaggctcgagctttcctggagcgtgcgcatagtggctttctagaacataatgagacttgttccgctatgttctttaagtcggttagggccagacagagtaggaaggtaatgaagggagttagggaagaaaatggtagtatagtaagtaaaccagaggaaatggtcagggtgacaactgatcatttccaaggtttatttaaggaaagggaaatagatgtagagcagggaaacgtgtttttagaacacttgtcccggcggttgccagaggacattagagacgtgatggaggcccagatctcactagaagaggttgagagcgctcttaggaggatgggaaaagggaaggtgcctgggatggatgggctgccggctgagttttacctcaagttttggggtatacttggaccagtggttctcgaagtcttgaaggccatccttgagacgggggtcccggggggatcaatggctgttggtgtgctgtcacttctttataagaagggggaagcaactgaccttggcaactggcggccattgaccatgctgtgcgtagattacaagattcttgcaaaggttttagcagaccggttgcgcacagcccttccctacgtcgtccacgaggatcagacgtgcggggtagagggccgctctataagatggaacctacagttgatcagggattccatcgcttgggttgaagatagagggctgcctttaatggtagcagcgctagatcaggcgaaagcttttgatcgcgtgaatagatcttttctattcagggtgttaggtagattaggatttggggagaagtttataggatggatccgtactttatatgtcggagcggggtgtcgagttagtgtaaatagtcacttaggtgacgtttttgacctctcgtctggggtcaggcagggatgcccactctcggctctcctcttcgttctgtacatggagcctctgggggctgccattagggcagacacaggggtggaaggcttgttgatccctggaagcggtgggctgtgtgttaagatgacgcagtacgccgacgacacttccttgctgttgtgcaaggactcgtgcctgacaaggtcccttgccatctttggggatttcacccgagcgtcgggagcggttctgaaccatgcaaagtcttccgtcaagtttttcggaagatggcgcggtagaacggatgtgcctggggggttatctctctgtgaaggggccctgaggattctctgggttcattttgagacctccggctcagcgacgctaaactggaacatgcgtatcgcagtggtacggaggaagctagcaatgtggaaggctaggtatttgtcttttatgggcaaagtcctggtcctaaaggtggatgtgttgccgtctcttttgtatgtggcatacatctacccattgccggcttgtctgaggaggcctctagtgagacttgtgtttcagtttatgtggagtggcaggtgcgagtgggtcgccagggcacgcatgatctgtcccatcggggagggaggtaggggggtaccacatttccccctcaagctggacgccatttttgtttctttcttgttgacggagcttgctcgtccggttatacacccgtccggttacctcctgcgggtgttcttctcgtataaggcgagaagcgtaatggtgtggtctaacgcgggtcctcgggcggaacagctgccgtggcattttggccatgcggccaagtggctgcgtgcgcaccccgaggttg from Oncorhynchus clarkii lewisi isolate Uvic-CL-2024 chromosome 7, UVic_Ocla_1.0, whole genome shotgun sequence includes the following:
- the LOC139413162 gene encoding zinc finger protein ZFP2-like; the encoded protein is MSSLNYSHPVEEEEVCWTEKETLGLNIVVKEEGDVTVKQEVEGVTVKEEEKDVSVKEEEDAFRVKEEEYVTVKEEEEEKGEDVAFGVKTEGEITVTLKDEEVEIGDLINTRERRDYRGASGVPQQPHDAEEAEKSLSTSEHLKKHLRRSTWKRTHCCPDCGKSFTSSGIKIHQRIHTGEKPFCCDQCGKSFTTSGSLTVHQRIHTGEKPYSCGQCGKRFTQSNSLISHQRIHTGEKPYSCDQCGKSFTTSGSLTLHQRIHTGEKSYSCNQCGKSFIQSSYLTMHQRIHTVEKSYSCGQCGKSFCQSRDLTVHQRTHTGEKPYSCGQCGKSFITSSILTRHQRTHTGEKPYNCGQCGKSFITSSILTQHQKTHTGEKPYSCGQCGKSFVRSGHLTIHQRTHTGEKPYSCGKCGKSFVRSDYLTLHQRTHTGEKSYSCDQCGKSFTTSVSLTLHQRIQTGEKPHSCDQR